In the Aquimarina spinulae genome, TCGAGGAGATAATGCACAATATGCTTTCCTGTTTACCCTATCTAATACCAGGCTACCTGTACCTTCAAGAAACACCCCTTCATCTTCGGCATCGGTATAATCTATAATATTACTTATTTCAAACCCAGATGCTTCTAATTGGTCCAAAACTTCGGGCCTACGTTCTTTTCTTCTATTTACAGCAAACATCGGATATAACCCCACATCTCCATTTTCATGAAAAGACACCCAATTGTTAGGAAAAATAGAGTCAGGAGTATCATTTTGGGGATCATCATCAATTACAATTACGTGCACCCCAGCTTCTCTTAATACTTTTACAAATTGATTAAACTCTTGTTGAGCTTTAATATTAGCAGTTTCTATATCTATACCTGCTGTTTCCTGGTAGTAATTATTTACAGCCGTTTGTTCATTCATCCTAAATTGAACAGGACGAATCATTACTATCGTATTGGTTATTTGTTTTTCCAAATAAATTTAGCTTATCATTTTTTCTGTAATAGTTGCTGTTGTTGCTTTTAACACATCAAAAGCAGCTTCTGCCATCTTATTTCCTTTATTATCTAGCGTAGGATTCACCTCTACTACCTCAAAGCAAACAGTTTTCTTTGTTTTTACGAATGCTTGAATAATACGAATCGCTTCATCAATATCAAATCCTCTAGAAACAGGTGTTCCTGTTCCTTTAGAAATCAAATCACAATCCATACTATCAACATCAAAAGATATATATATCATATCGCAGGATTCTAATCTTTGAATTGCTTCTTCTAAACATTGTTCAAAACCGCGGTAGCGCATTTCTTCTACCATATAATTTTTAATCCCATTTTCTGCGATTACTCCTTCTTCTGGTTCTTCTGTATCTCTCACTCCAAAATACACGATATTTTGGTGCTCTATCTTTTGCCCTTCGACACCAATGTTTTTCATCTTGTTCCACAAATCAGCTGTCTCATCTGACACCTCATTGATCTTAAAGCTTAAATTATCATTAGAAAGTGCTGCCGCCAAAGGCATTCCATGAATATTCCCAGAAGGTGATGTATATGGTGAATGCACATCGGCATGAGCATCTATCCATACCACTCCTAATGTTTTGGTTGGAAAAGCTGCCTTTATCCCACTAATTGTACCTAAGGCTGATGAATGATCTCCTGATAATACAACTGGATATATGTCTTCTTTTAAGTTTCTTGATACGCTATTACTTAATCGGGTACATACATTAAGCACGCTCCCTATTCGTTT is a window encoding:
- a CDS encoding arginase gives rise to the protein MKEIKLVKNRSDIGAGTRGSDLGVDAIEIAAINKDDDYFNLYPYENVETENETIYNKVNNSFAKRIGSVLNVCTRLSNSVSRNLKEDIYPVVLSGDHSSALGTISGIKAAFPTKTLGVVWIDAHADVHSPYTSPSGNIHGMPLAAALSNDNLSFKINEVSDETADLWNKMKNIGVEGQKIEHQNIVYFGVRDTEEPEEGVIAENGIKNYMVEEMRYRGFEQCLEEAIQRLESCDMIYISFDVDSMDCDLISKGTGTPVSRGFDIDEAIRIIQAFVKTKKTVCFEVVEVNPTLDNKGNKMAEAAFDVLKATTATITEKMIS